One genomic segment of Danio aesculapii chromosome 15, fDanAes4.1, whole genome shotgun sequence includes these proteins:
- the LOC130242044 gene encoding uncharacterized protein LOC130242044: MPGRAAPSVRWAWTEKHAVLRKTEYCDCIVHLSQTSKYEASLKGLFIIFLLHLCVQHARGDVNPVALAKMIQYFNENVQPKTKPDVQYAIAITVPQAQCTDEQSDIQTVFSKEEAAHVKDRLTNGETCVLCTNSQNVIAARPIQKTKEHAEHVLLYPLGNSPMDKLLAKADPNSCVVFYSYNSPCVTKCIQSKDNILAGLANWKNIRKDAMNVFVFGKIWQKDEWRKDMAKDLLMIHDQVPLYRCDSSNGMQCQNCVEKNTDIVDSFCLPKRKSMRLYFQKMLLSLLKG; encoded by the exons ATGCCTGGGAGAGCTGCaccctcggtgcgctgggcctggacagagaaacacgcagTGTTGAGGAAGACGGAGTATTGTGATTGTATTGTACACTTATCTCAGACAAGCAAGTACGAG GCATCACTGAAGGGTCTCTTCATCATCTTCCTGCTTCATCTGTGTGTTCAACATGCTCGGGGTGATGTGAATCCTGTCGCCCTTGCTAAAATGATCCAATATTTTAATGAGAA TGTCCAGCCAAAGACCAAGCCTGATGTTCAGTACGCAATAGCAATTACTGTCCCACAGGCTCAATGCACAGATGAACAATCTGACATCCAGACTGTGTTCAGCAAAGAAGAAGCAGCACATGTGAAAGACCGTCTCACAAATGGAGAGACATGTGTTCTCTGTACAAATTCACAAAATGTCATTGCTGCACGGCctatacaaaaaacaaaagagcatGCTGAACATGTTCTGCTCTATCCTCTCGGTAATTCTCCCATGGATAAACTTCTAGCAAAGGCAGATCCGAATAGCTGTGTAGTTTTCTACTCGTACAACTCACCTTGTGTAACGAAGTGTATTCAGAGCAAAGACAACATTTTGGCTGGCCTTGCAAACTGGAAAAATATCCGTAAAGATGCAATGAATGTTTTTGTCTTTGGAAAGATCTGGCAGAAGGATGAATGGAGGAAGGACATGGCGAAAGATCTGCTAATGATTCACGACCAAGTGCCTCTTTATCGTTGTGACAGCAGTAATGGGATGCAATGTCAGAACTGTGTGGAAAAAAACACAGATATAGTTGATTCTTTCTGTCTGCCTAAAAGGAAATCAATGCGTTTGTATTTCCAGAAAATGCTTCTGTCATTGCTTAAAGGCTAG